TAGCTCCGCTTTACAAAGAGGAGCTTAAGTATCAGCAGGAGGTATGCGTCAAAAGAAAATGGTCGTGGCCTATTGCAGGGTCTCGACCCTGGAGCAAAAGAAGAGGGGGTATGGGATAGACATCCAAATCAGGGATGCTTCTCTTTTTGCTGAACGAAGTGGATTGCTGGTAGAACGATTTTACAAAGATGAGGCTGTAAGCGGGGTGAAAGAGGACCGAAAAGAGCTCCGGCGCTTGATGAAGGCCTGCAAAACCGGCAAGGTCGGGGTTTTGATTCTTCCTTCCCTGGACCGGCTCTCAAGGGAGGTCCGGATATCCGAAAATCTCTTTTATGAATTCAAAAAGTTAGGGGTCAAGGTCCTGATCGCGGATATGCCTCAATACAACGGCGAATCCAAGGACGTTTTGCTCAGGCAGATACTGGCGGCTGTGGCCGAGGAGAACAGACGAGGCATTATCGAGAGGTTATGTAAGGGCCGTCAGGAGCGCGTCAGAAAAGGGCGGTTCCCCGGCGGCAATCTCCCTTACGGGTATACGAGAGAAAATAAACGTGTCGTCATTAATCCAGTGGAGGCCGAGTGCGTTAGATTGGTCTTTCGCCTGGCCGAGCAGGGCTTTACGGGGCAGAATATTGCTGACGAGCTTAATCAAAGGGGTTTTGTCCTAAGAAATGGGAAACCTTGGACACAAAGGCAGGTATCGCGAATTCTAAAGAAAAAACGGCTCTATCGAGAGGGATTGATACGCTACGGAGATATCGAAGGGGAAATGGAAAATCAGCTAATCTTAGCAGATTATATGAAAGAAGGGGCTCCGTTAGAAGGATCTCGCTCTTGACAAAATCTTTAAAAAATGGATAGATATTAGGACATTGTACCTTAAAAAACGAAAACAGCTTCGCTTTGTAAAACGGAGCTGTTTTAGTTTTTTGGGTCTCTTTTTATCAGAAGTGTGGTATAGAGTCAAAAATATTCTTAGCTTAAGGGCTATTGAATTTAGCTATTAGGGAGTGAGTAAATGAATAATGATATTGAGTTAGCTGCTGAGGGTGTTAAGAGGGTCATATTGGCATCTGCACCAGAGCGGATAGAAGATTTTAATCACATTTGGAAAGAATATAATCCGCAAATTGTATTCACGAAGGACAAGAAGGATTTTTCAATTCAAGCAGGACCGTTTAATTCGATTATTTTTAATCATAAAACTATGTGCAAAATTTGGATTCTTGGATTTGCCATGCAAAAAGCATTTAATGCGTATTCTTCTTTGCTAGCAATGGCACAGCTACTGCGTTTCAATATTTCAGATACAACTTTCAATGATGATGAATTAATAGAGGCCGAGGCTGAAATCCAATCTCTAATATCTAGTGTATTGAATTTGGCAGATCTCGAATGTATTGATGATTTCCAATGGCCAGAAAACATACCACTTCCTATTGGTAAACCAAAGGACCTCGAAGGGAGCCTCGTTTTTGACCTGCTATGCATGGCGGCAGCTTACTGCTTTTTACATGAATTGCAGCATGTCATAATTAATGCTTCAGGTGAAGAGATAAAACCAACTGAAGAGGAAATGAGATGCGACGAATTCGCACGAAAGTTTCTTTTGGCACATATAGAAGAATATTCCAAAGTAAGTGGCTATCCTTTAATGGCAGTAAAGAATAAGCGTGCCATGAGTATCGCGCTTGCAACTGTTGTAATCTTAGTATTTACACCTAAAAAGAACTGGTATGGGTCGATTACTCATCCTTCGGTTGGTCAAAGAATCTTAGCTCTTACAGATTACTTAAATCTTTCTGAAAACGATTTGTTTTGGTCTTATTTTTCTTCTTTATTGTTGTCTCAAATAAGAAGGGATCGGATTAAATTAGAAGATCTTATAATTCAGAATCAAAAGGACTTTTGTTTACAGCTTATTAAT
Above is a window of Deltaproteobacteria bacterium DNA encoding:
- a CDS encoding recombinase family protein, encoding MRQKKMVVAYCRVSTLEQKKRGYGIDIQIRDASLFAERSGLLVERFYKDEAVSGVKEDRKELRRLMKACKTGKVGVLILPSLDRLSREVRISENLFYEFKKLGVKVLIADMPQYNGESKDVLLRQILAAVAEENRRGIIERLCKGRQERVRKGRFPGGNLPYGYTRENKRVVINPVEAECVRLVFRLAEQGFTGQNIADELNQRGFVLRNGKPWTQRQVSRILKKKRLYREGLIRYGDIEGEMENQLILADYMKEGAPLEGSRS